A single region of the Microbispora sp. ZYX-F-249 genome encodes:
- a CDS encoding winged helix-turn-helix transcriptional regulator, whose product MDTLPDDPAYTSDCRARLAFEVLANRWDSVVVYTLGEAGPMRPRRLLARIGGIGPKVLNEALRRLEYNGLVERRAYAEAPPRVDYALTEAGAALLAPMRAMGRWAASYGDAVLDAQDRFTARDRGRRRTGA is encoded by the coding sequence ATGGACACGCTCCCCGACGATCCGGCGTACACCTCCGACTGCCGGGCGCGACTCGCGTTCGAGGTGCTCGCGAACCGCTGGGACAGCGTCGTGGTCTACACGCTCGGCGAGGCCGGTCCGATGCGGCCACGGCGGCTGCTGGCCAGGATCGGCGGAATCGGCCCCAAGGTCCTCAACGAGGCGCTGCGGCGCCTGGAGTACAACGGCCTGGTCGAACGCCGGGCGTACGCCGAGGCGCCGCCGCGCGTCGACTACGCGCTGACGGAGGCGGGCGCCGCGCTGCTCGCCCCGATGCGCGCGATGGGCAGGTGGGCCGCGTCCTACGGGGACGCCGTGCTCGACGCCCAGGACCGGTTCACGGCGCGGGACCGCGGGCGGCGCCGCACCGGCGCGTGA
- a CDS encoding endonuclease/exonuclease/phosphatase family protein, which translates to MARLTAGWVGRPGIWRGLLAWLAVAPFALWALLRLTPGDVHFRWVQLVAFTPYVALASVVAPLVALLVRRRAALVAGLAVTATLAACVLPRALSDPFPHDPAAAGVRAAGATGPVLRVLSANLLYGSVPPAALVDLVRRLRPDVLTLQELTPQAAAGLRAAGLTTLLPYADDRAQEGSAGSGLFTRFPLRPEELTASDARRQAAGIVEVPGAGPVAVVSVHPCAPRYAVRFGCWSRSLASLPGPGERVQILSGDFNATLDHARVRRLLDAGYRDAADATGNGLAGTWPYRPWDFSGLPVPPVTIDHILVDPRVAVRAFGVHRLPVTDHRAIFAELVLPATGT; encoded by the coding sequence ATGGCGAGACTGACAGCCGGCTGGGTGGGCCGCCCGGGAATCTGGCGCGGTCTGCTCGCGTGGCTCGCGGTCGCGCCGTTCGCGCTGTGGGCCCTGCTGCGGCTGACGCCCGGCGACGTCCACTTCCGATGGGTGCAACTGGTCGCCTTCACGCCGTACGTCGCCCTCGCCTCGGTCGTCGCACCGCTGGTCGCGCTGCTCGTGCGGCGCCGGGCGGCGCTGGTCGCGGGCCTGGCGGTCACCGCGACGCTGGCGGCCTGCGTGCTGCCCCGCGCGCTGTCCGACCCGTTCCCGCACGACCCGGCCGCCGCGGGCGTGCGGGCGGCCGGCGCCACCGGCCCCGTCCTGCGGGTCCTGTCGGCCAACCTGCTCTACGGCTCCGTCCCGCCCGCCGCGCTGGTGGATCTGGTGCGGCGGCTGCGCCCCGACGTCCTCACACTGCAGGAGCTGACCCCGCAGGCCGCGGCGGGCCTGCGGGCGGCGGGCCTGACCACGCTCCTGCCGTACGCGGACGATCGGGCCCAGGAGGGCTCGGCCGGCTCGGGGCTCTTCACGCGGTTCCCCCTCCGGCCGGAGGAGCTCACGGCCTCCGACGCCCGCCGGCAGGCGGCGGGCATCGTCGAGGTGCCCGGCGCCGGACCCGTCGCCGTGGTGTCCGTGCACCCGTGCGCGCCCCGCTACGCGGTCCGGTTCGGATGCTGGTCGAGGTCGCTCGCCTCGCTGCCCGGTCCCGGCGAGCGCGTGCAGATCCTGTCCGGGGACTTCAACGCGACGCTCGACCACGCCAGGGTCCGGCGCCTGCTCGACGCGGGCTACCGGGACGCGGCCGACGCGACCGGCAACGGCCTGGCCGGCACCTGGCCGTACCGGCCGTGGGACTTCAGCGGCCTGCCGGTGCCGCCCGTCACGATCGACCACATCCTGGTGGACCCGCGCGTCGCCGTGCGGGCGTTCGGCGTCCACCGGCTGCCGGTGACCGACCACCGGGCGATCTTCGCCGAGCTGGTCCTGCCCGCGACGGGCACCTGA
- a CDS encoding ArgE/DapE family deacylase: MDAEARVLDAIDEAATVNLLADLVRVPSVTGTDAESDLQDRCARMLTEWDLDVDMWKLDLDDLRSREGFPGMEAERAEGYGVVGVTEGEGTPALILQGHADVVPIGDPGKWEGQDPFGARLTATTLHGRGACDMKAGLAANLAVVRALRAAGVRLARPLAVHCVVSEEDGGLGAFATLARGHTGEAAVITEPTSGKLITANAGALTFRLEVAGRAAHGATRYEGVNAVEAFVPVLQAVRRLERERNAAPGPLFEGNPLPYPIEIGTVRAGDWASTVPDLLVAEGRLGVRLGEDPAAARVALENALAELDDPWLRDNPVRVTWPGGQFASGRLPEGHPLAEEAARAVADVTGTPPGRTAAPYGSDLRLYAAAGVPTLHYGPGDVRFAHAPREQVELREVRDVTRALALLVLRRCGVR, encoded by the coding sequence ATGGATGCCGAAGCGAGAGTCCTGGACGCCATCGACGAGGCGGCGACCGTGAACCTGCTGGCCGACCTGGTCCGGGTGCCGAGCGTCACCGGCACCGACGCCGAGTCGGACCTGCAGGACCGGTGCGCCCGCATGCTCACCGAATGGGACCTCGACGTCGACATGTGGAAGCTCGACCTCGACGATCTTCGCTCCCGTGAGGGGTTTCCCGGCATGGAGGCGGAGCGCGCCGAGGGATACGGCGTCGTCGGCGTCACCGAGGGCGAGGGCACGCCCGCCTTGATCCTGCAGGGGCACGCCGACGTCGTGCCGATCGGCGACCCGGGCAAGTGGGAGGGGCAGGACCCGTTCGGCGCCCGCCTCACCGCGACCACCCTGCACGGCCGGGGCGCCTGCGACATGAAGGCCGGTCTCGCCGCCAACCTCGCCGTCGTGCGGGCGCTGCGCGCGGCCGGCGTACGGCTGGCGCGTCCCCTGGCCGTGCACTGCGTGGTCAGCGAGGAGGACGGCGGGCTCGGCGCGTTCGCCACCCTGGCCAGGGGCCACACGGGGGAGGCGGCCGTGATCACCGAGCCGACGAGCGGGAAGCTGATCACCGCCAACGCCGGCGCGCTGACCTTCCGCCTGGAGGTCGCCGGCCGGGCCGCGCACGGCGCCACCCGCTACGAAGGGGTCAACGCCGTCGAGGCGTTCGTGCCCGTCCTCCAGGCCGTCCGGCGGCTCGAACGCGAGCGCAACGCCGCCCCCGGCCCTCTCTTCGAGGGCAACCCGCTGCCGTACCCGATCGAGATCGGCACCGTGCGCGCGGGCGACTGGGCGAGCACGGTGCCCGACCTGCTGGTGGCCGAGGGACGGCTCGGCGTCCGGCTCGGCGAGGACCCGGCCGCCGCCCGCGTCGCGCTGGAGAACGCGCTCGCCGAACTGGACGACCCCTGGCTGCGGGACAACCCCGTACGCGTCACCTGGCCGGGCGGGCAGTTCGCCAGCGGCCGCCTGCCCGAGGGACACCCGCTGGCGGAGGAGGCGGCCCGGGCGGTGGCCGACGTGACCGGGACGCCGCCGGGCCGCACCGCCGCGCCGTACGGGAGCGACCTGCGCCTGTACGCGGCGGCGGGCGTGCCGACCCTGCACTACGGGCCGGGCGACGTCCGCTTCGCCCATGCCCCGCGGGAGCAGGTCGAGCTGCGGGAGGTCCGCGACGTCACCCGCGCCCTGGCCCTGCTCGTCCTGCGCCGATGCGGCGTCCGCTGA
- a CDS encoding helicase-associated domain-containing protein, which translates to MDDHLIGWLTGLDEDRLARVLANRPDALAAPWPRRLDALAQRLTDTFAVMEVMRGLPLPPLELLQACLVVGGRPTEDELARFLGVSTSAVIPWLDHLYEHAVAWPGRDGRITVADAVARWWTAPCGLGEPLGAYLDSWKLSTDALRRMCHVLDLPSHGGRRQVIARITALLGDCERLGTLLDDAPDGTLGMLDDFAWDGPVRSVNGNRFITPGTPEKWALDRGLLFRTQWDLAEMPREVALALRGPDYRGPFTPYPPDLATTAGDPDAAEHAMCLAAPHVLDRATALLENVDKTPLPLLKNGGVGVREIKRLARETGCTEDETRLLLEICAVARLIAVDEEAGGLTPARRYDAWRLEEAPMRLRVLLAAWWRMERSSLRRVEGRHPAALGDDPAGETIARIRWALFAALAEIPEDRGFATLRELVQRVHWRAPLLDRELLDGCAAAVLEEARLLGLVACDALTGLGRALAPLAGVAGDEGRECVPEVEHDPALAKAATHAMASARRTALFGADLTAVVTGPPSVELAALLDRAADRESQGAASVWRFSPASVRRALDGGDTADTLIADLSEAGALPQPLTYLIRDVARRHGEVTVSSVGCIVQGSDPGLLAEIAAHRKLAKLGLRLLAPTVLAGAAPAETTLAALREAGYAPVPVDDTGEITIRREPQGGRLILLPGGRVAELEPPGPLLEPPPDPREHARRLLVSGGPVAAAAQPRQTWAVIGRMATRLPAAQQSLLGFVVDRDVRAMITLADGVTATVSHGELRSGVLDAWCEEAGDYLEFPLNEIASVTADC; encoded by the coding sequence ATGGACGATCACCTAATCGGCTGGCTGACCGGTCTTGACGAAGACAGGCTGGCCCGCGTGCTGGCCAACCGCCCGGACGCGCTCGCCGCGCCGTGGCCCCGGCGCCTGGACGCCCTCGCGCAGCGGCTGACCGACACCTTCGCCGTCATGGAGGTCATGCGCGGCCTCCCCCTCCCCCCGCTCGAGCTCCTTCAGGCGTGCCTGGTCGTCGGCGGCCGTCCGACGGAGGACGAACTGGCCCGCTTCCTCGGAGTGAGCACCTCCGCGGTGATCCCCTGGCTCGACCACCTCTACGAGCACGCCGTCGCCTGGCCCGGCCGTGACGGCAGGATCACGGTCGCCGACGCCGTCGCCCGCTGGTGGACCGCGCCCTGCGGCCTGGGCGAGCCGCTCGGCGCGTACCTCGACTCCTGGAAGCTCAGCACCGACGCGCTGCGCCGGATGTGCCACGTGCTCGACCTGCCCTCCCACGGCGGCAGGCGGCAGGTGATCGCCCGGATCACCGCGCTGCTCGGCGACTGCGAGCGCCTGGGGACGCTTCTCGACGACGCCCCCGACGGCACGCTCGGCATGCTCGACGACTTCGCGTGGGACGGCCCGGTCCGCAGCGTGAACGGCAACCGGTTCATCACCCCGGGGACGCCGGAGAAGTGGGCCCTCGACCGCGGCCTGCTCTTCCGCACCCAGTGGGACCTGGCCGAGATGCCCCGCGAGGTCGCGCTGGCGCTGCGCGGCCCCGACTACCGCGGGCCGTTCACGCCCTACCCGCCCGACCTGGCCACGACCGCGGGCGACCCCGACGCCGCCGAGCACGCCATGTGCCTGGCCGCGCCGCACGTGCTCGACCGGGCCACGGCGCTGCTGGAGAACGTCGACAAGACGCCGCTGCCGCTGCTCAAGAACGGCGGGGTCGGAGTGCGGGAGATCAAGCGGCTGGCCAGGGAGACCGGCTGCACGGAGGACGAGACCCGGCTGCTGCTGGAGATCTGCGCGGTCGCCCGGCTGATCGCGGTCGACGAGGAGGCGGGCGGGCTGACCCCCGCCCGCCGGTACGACGCCTGGCGGCTGGAGGAGGCGCCCATGCGGCTGCGCGTCCTGCTGGCCGCCTGGTGGCGCATGGAGCGCTCGTCCCTGCGCCGGGTGGAGGGCCGCCACCCCGCCGCGCTCGGCGACGACCCGGCCGGCGAGACGATCGCCAGGATCCGGTGGGCGCTGTTCGCGGCGCTCGCCGAGATCCCGGAGGACAGGGGCTTCGCGACGCTGCGCGAGCTGGTGCAGCGGGTGCACTGGCGGGCCCCGCTGCTCGACCGGGAGCTGCTGGACGGCTGCGCGGCGGCCGTGCTGGAGGAGGCGCGCCTGCTCGGGCTCGTCGCCTGCGACGCGCTCACCGGCCTCGGCCGGGCGCTCGCGCCGCTGGCCGGCGTGGCCGGGGACGAGGGCCGCGAGTGCGTGCCCGAGGTCGAGCACGATCCCGCGCTGGCGAAGGCCGCCACGCACGCCATGGCGAGCGCGCGGCGCACGGCCCTGTTCGGCGCCGACCTCACCGCGGTGGTGACCGGCCCGCCGTCGGTCGAGCTCGCCGCGCTCCTGGACCGCGCCGCCGACCGCGAGTCGCAGGGCGCGGCCTCGGTGTGGCGGTTCAGCCCCGCGAGCGTACGGCGGGCCCTGGACGGCGGGGACACGGCCGACACGCTCATCGCCGACCTGTCGGAGGCCGGCGCGCTCCCCCAGCCGCTGACCTACCTGATCAGGGACGTGGCCCGGCGGCACGGCGAGGTCACGGTGTCGTCGGTGGGCTGCATCGTGCAGGGCTCGGACCCCGGGCTGCTCGCCGAGATCGCCGCGCACCGGAAACTGGCCAAGCTGGGCCTTCGGCTGCTGGCGCCGACCGTGCTCGCCGGAGCGGCGCCCGCCGAGACGACGCTGGCCGCCCTCAGGGAGGCGGGCTACGCCCCGGTGCCGGTGGACGACACGGGGGAGATCACCATCCGGCGCGAGCCGCAGGGCGGGCGGCTGATCCTCCTGCCCGGGGGGCGGGTCGCCGAGCTCGAACCTCCCGGCCCCCTGCTGGAGCCCCCGCCGGACCCGCGCGAGCACGCCCGGCGGCTGCTGGTCAGCGGCGGCCCGGTGGCCGCCGCGGCGCAGCCCCGCCAGACCTGGGCCGTCATCGGGCGCATGGCGACCAGGCTTCCCGCCGCCCAGCAGTCGCTGCTGGGCTTCGTCGTGGACCGCGACGTCCGCGCGATGATCACGCTGGCCGACGGGGTCACCGCCACGGTCAGCCACGGCGAACTGCGCAGCGGCGTGCTCGACGCGTGGTGCGAGGAGGCCGGCGACTACCTGGAGTTCCCGCTCAACGAGATCGCCTCGGTCACCGCCGACTGCTGA
- a CDS encoding GroES family chaperonin — protein sequence MADPKFEIQMLHDRVMVKVERELEERRSSAGIVIPATVKMANRLVWGEVSGAGANVRSVKPGDKVLFNPEDQYEVEVQGQLYLVLRERDLHAVATQQTDHGTGLYL from the coding sequence GTGGCTGACCCGAAGTTCGAGATCCAGATGCTGCACGACCGCGTGATGGTCAAGGTCGAGCGGGAGCTTGAGGAACGGCGCAGCAGCGCGGGCATCGTCATCCCGGCCACGGTCAAGATGGCCAACCGGCTCGTCTGGGGCGAGGTCTCCGGCGCCGGCGCCAACGTCAGATCGGTGAAGCCCGGCGACAAGGTCCTGTTCAACCCCGAGGACCAGTACGAGGTGGAGGTCCAGGGCCAGCTCTACCTGGTGCTGCGCGAGCGCGACCTCCACGCCGTGGCGACGCAGCAGACCGACCACGGCACCGGCCTCTACCTCTGA
- a CDS encoding DUF1349 domain-containing protein: MAFEGFTWINEPAEWSRSEEGLRAVAGAQTDLWQTTHYGYSYDTAHMFGRQVAGDARLTVTFEAGYAEQYDQAGAVLRIDEENWIKAGVEFVDGGHQLSVVVTRGFSDWSVTPAPGGLVSATFDLERTGDAVTVRYGVNGAEPEHMLRLAYFPPQAPALAGVMCAAPVGKGFETRFTRVSLT, encoded by the coding sequence ATGGCGTTCGAGGGCTTCACGTGGATCAACGAGCCCGCGGAGTGGTCCCGGAGCGAAGAGGGGCTGCGTGCCGTCGCCGGCGCCCAGACCGACCTGTGGCAGACGACGCACTACGGCTACTCGTACGACACCGCGCACATGTTCGGCCGCCAGGTCGCCGGGGACGCCCGGCTGACCGTGACGTTCGAGGCCGGCTACGCCGAGCAGTACGACCAGGCCGGGGCCGTGCTGCGGATCGACGAGGAGAACTGGATCAAGGCGGGGGTCGAGTTCGTCGACGGCGGCCACCAGCTCAGCGTCGTCGTCACCCGGGGCTTCTCCGACTGGTCCGTCACGCCCGCGCCCGGCGGCCTCGTCTCGGCGACGTTCGACCTCGAACGGACCGGCGACGCGGTGACGGTCCGCTACGGCGTGAACGGCGCGGAGCCGGAGCACATGCTGCGCCTGGCCTACTTCCCGCCGCAGGCGCCGGCCCTGGCGGGCGTCATGTGCGCCGCACCCGTGGGCAAGGGCTTCGAGACCCGCTTCACCCGCGTCTCGCTGACGTAG
- a CDS encoding NADPH-dependent F420 reductase, whose protein sequence is MRIGILGTGAMATSLGGAWARAGHDVLVGGRDPAAAARAAARAGAAKDGTLADAAAHGDLVLAAVPADVAPGVAGEFAAVLTGRTVVDCTNPLAPGPGGPALTTGGTTSVARLMADAAPGAHVVKAFNLCHESIWTLPRPVFGGAPLAVPFCGDDRGSLDRTAALIASMGCTPMPCGGLSRAVHLEATAAFAIGVWWSGAEPRFAFPASERAPRS, encoded by the coding sequence ATGCGGATCGGCATCCTCGGCACCGGCGCGATGGCCACGTCGCTGGGCGGCGCGTGGGCACGCGCCGGGCACGACGTGCTCGTGGGCGGACGCGACCCCGCCGCGGCGGCCCGGGCCGCGGCGCGCGCCGGCGCCGCGAAGGACGGCACGCTCGCGGACGCGGCGGCACACGGCGACCTCGTCCTCGCGGCGGTGCCCGCGGACGTCGCGCCCGGGGTGGCGGGGGAGTTCGCCGCCGTGCTCACCGGGCGGACCGTCGTCGACTGCACCAACCCTCTCGCACCGGGTCCCGGCGGGCCGGCGCTGACGACGGGCGGTACGACCTCGGTCGCCCGGCTGATGGCGGACGCCGCGCCCGGCGCCCATGTGGTCAAGGCGTTCAACCTGTGCCACGAGAGCATCTGGACGCTGCCGCGGCCGGTGTTCGGCGGAGCTCCGCTCGCCGTGCCGTTCTGCGGCGACGACCGGGGGAGCCTCGACCGGACCGCCGCGCTGATCGCGTCGATGGGATGCACGCCGATGCCCTGCGGGGGGCTGTCCCGCGCGGTCCACCTCGAGGCGACCGCGGCGTTCGCGATCGGCGTGTGGTGGTCCGGCGCGGAGCCGCGGTTCGCCTTCCCGGCGTCGGAACGGGCGCCGCGATCGTGA
- a CDS encoding M20 metallopeptidase family protein, giving the protein MTLQDDLVELRRALHREPEIGLDLPRTQEKVLAALAGLPLEITTGERLSSVTAVLRGGRPGPAVLLRADMDALPVQEKTGLTYRSRFDGRMHACGHDLHTAMLVGAARLLSERRADLAGDVVLMFQPGEEGQEGARLMIEEGVLDAAGARPVAAYGMHVFSTTIPRGLFLTKGGPVLAAADTLTVTVRGRGGHGSSPHRALDPIPAACEVVTALQTHVTRGYDVFDPVVVTVGSFHAGTTDNVIPDEAVFEATVRTFSAGSRDRVREGLVRLARGIGEAHGLSVDCSFGIGYPVTVNDDAEAEFAARTVREALGEDRYFPLPTPATGSEDFSYVLEQVPGAFLVVGACPPDRDLATAPANHSAEAEFDDAILSDGAALLSELAIRRLARV; this is encoded by the coding sequence ATGACCCTCCAGGACGACCTCGTCGAGCTGCGCCGCGCGCTGCACCGGGAGCCGGAGATCGGCCTCGACCTGCCCCGCACGCAGGAGAAGGTGCTCGCGGCGCTCGCCGGCCTGCCCCTGGAGATCACCACCGGTGAGCGCCTGTCGTCGGTGACGGCCGTGCTGCGCGGCGGCCGCCCCGGTCCCGCCGTGCTGCTGCGCGCCGACATGGACGCGCTGCCGGTGCAGGAGAAGACCGGCCTGACCTACCGGTCGCGCTTCGACGGCCGCATGCACGCCTGCGGCCACGACCTGCACACGGCCATGCTGGTGGGAGCCGCGCGCCTGCTCAGTGAGCGGCGCGCCGACCTCGCCGGCGACGTGGTGCTGATGTTCCAGCCCGGCGAGGAGGGTCAGGAGGGCGCCCGCCTGATGATCGAGGAAGGCGTGCTCGACGCGGCGGGGGCCAGGCCCGTCGCCGCGTACGGGATGCACGTCTTCTCCACGACGATCCCGCGCGGGCTGTTCCTGACCAAGGGCGGGCCCGTGCTGGCCGCGGCCGACACGCTGACCGTGACCGTGCGCGGCAGAGGCGGCCACGGGTCCTCCCCGCACCGCGCCCTCGACCCGATCCCCGCGGCCTGCGAGGTCGTGACGGCCCTGCAGACCCACGTCACCCGCGGCTACGACGTGTTCGACCCGGTCGTGGTGACCGTCGGCAGCTTCCACGCCGGCACCACCGACAACGTGATCCCGGACGAGGCCGTCTTCGAGGCCACCGTGCGCACGTTCTCGGCCGGCTCGCGCGACCGCGTCAGGGAGGGCCTGGTCCGGCTCGCCCGCGGCATCGGGGAGGCGCACGGCCTGTCCGTCGACTGCTCCTTCGGCATCGGCTATCCGGTCACCGTCAACGACGACGCCGAGGCGGAGTTCGCCGCCCGGACCGTGCGCGAGGCCCTCGGCGAGGACCGCTACTTCCCGCTGCCCACTCCGGCGACCGGCTCGGAGGACTTCTCGTACGTGCTGGAGCAGGTGCCGGGGGCGTTCCTCGTGGTCGGCGCCTGCCCGCCCGATCGCGATCTCGCCACGG